ATTTATATCCGTTTATTCAGCAGTTCCTTTATTATTTTTTCGACGTAGACCGACTGGTTAGCGCTGAGAGATTTTTGGGGATCACCTAAGATCCTTTTGGAAAGGATAACTTTGGAGTTTTTGGAAAACGCAATATAAGCAAAACAGCTGCAGATATTTTCTTCAGGCACGGGCTGTGCATAGCCGGTAATGGCGACACCAAGTTCAGCATTGAATTTTTGTGCTATTTCCAGAGCCATTTTCTCAGCAATGTCTTTTGACACTGCGTTGTTTTGAACTGCGAAGATGGGGTTAACATTGAGCTGCTTGGCTTTCTG
The sequence above is a segment of the Chryseobacterium taklimakanense genome. Coding sequences within it:
- a CDS encoding CinA family protein is translated as MAESCTAGLLQNVLSQAEESMSFFQGGMTVYNIGQKAKQLNVNPIFAVQNNAVSKDIAEKMALEIAQKFNAELGVAITGYAQPVPEENICSCFAYIAFSKNSKVILSKRILGDPQKSLSANQSVYVEKIIKELLNKRI